The Methanohalophilus levihalophilus genome has a segment encoding these proteins:
- a CDS encoding AIM24 family protein: protein MGRYSVNEFVEMTSQKDRGEGLFEMENERMLELNLNGRVWTKKGSMVAYIGDVKFTREGVLEHGVGKMLKKAVTGEGMSLTKAEGQGKVYLADAGKKISVLNLDNDSIYVNGNDLLAFEDGIKWDIKMLKKVTGVMAGGLFNVRLEGSGMVAITTHYDPLTLKVSKDRSVFTDPNATVAWSGNLKPDLKTDISLKTFVGRTSGESIQMAFKGEGFVVIQPYEEIPFQSTVSQG, encoded by the coding sequence ATGGGAAGATATTCAGTAAATGAGTTTGTGGAAATGACCAGTCAAAAGGACCGCGGGGAGGGTCTTTTTGAAATGGAGAATGAGCGCATGCTTGAGTTGAACCTCAACGGTCGTGTCTGGACCAAAAAAGGTTCAATGGTTGCGTATATTGGAGACGTAAAATTTACGAGGGAAGGTGTTCTCGAACACGGCGTGGGCAAAATGCTCAAGAAGGCTGTTACAGGTGAAGGTATGAGTCTTACCAAGGCAGAGGGGCAGGGTAAAGTTTACCTTGCAGATGCCGGAAAAAAAATATCTGTACTCAATCTCGATAATGATTCGATATATGTAAATGGAAATGATCTGCTTGCCTTTGAAGATGGTATCAAATGGGATATCAAAATGCTCAAAAAAGTAACCGGTGTAATGGCAGGAGGTCTTTTCAATGTCAGACTTGAAGGCAGCGGCATGGTTGCCATCACAACTCATTATGATCCATTAACACTCAAAGTCTCAAAGGACAGGTCAGTGTTTACCGATCCAAATGCAACGGTTGCGTGGTCAGGAAATCTTAAACCTGATCTGAAAACTGATATCTCACTGAAAACATTTGTTGGCAGAACCAGCGGTGAAAGTATTCAAATGGCCTTTAAGGGAGAAGGCTTTGTTGTGATACAGCCTTATGAGGAAATTCCCTTCCAGTCAACGGTTTCACAGGGATGA
- a CDS encoding ribbon-helix-helix domain-containing protein, which yields MSDTSQILDRRLADICRLCVSSKADHCQTRGANMKRITIRLPDQQLDMIDYMVAQGEFPSASEAIRTAVRELIDERGEKLLRRSEMIAALS from the coding sequence ATGTCAGACACAAGTCAGATTTTAGACAGACGTTTGGCGGACATATGTCGGCTTTGCGTCAGTTCTAAGGCAGACCATTGTCAGACAAGAGGAGCTAACATGAAGAGAATCACAATCAGATTGCCGGATCAGCAACTTGATATGATTGACTATATGGTAGCTCAAGGCGAATTTCCATCTGCAAGCGAAGCAATTCGGACAGCAGTGCGAGAATTAATTGATGAACGGGGTGAAAAACTTCTCCGTAGATCGGAGATGATAGCAGCCCTGTCATAA
- the ftsZ gene encoding cell division protein FtsZ, whose product MQSIVQEALRLTEQEKQFREVSDSEDDFAFGMPRITIVGCGGAGNNTINRLYNIGIEGAETIAINTDKQHLDHIRADKKILVGKTLTRGLGAGGYPEVGAKAADLARGTLEEVFKESDLVFVTAGMGGGTGTGVAPVVAEIAKEQGAIVVGMVSSPFRVERARTVKAEEGLEDFRRAADTVIVLDNNRLLEYVPNLPIEQAFSVMDQLIAETVKGITETITQPSLINLDYADIRAIMGCGGVAVMLVGESKNQDKSDDVVRAALNHPLLDVDYRGATGSLVHITGGPDLSLKEAEEVASSLTYELSPTANVIWGARIRDDYEGKIRVMAIMTGVQSAQVLGPQYQTDIVEKREPVRNTSRSYTRVNNGQRAIVEPINSSGNGGSIIDIIN is encoded by the coding sequence ATGCAGTCAATAGTGCAGGAAGCTTTGAGACTAACAGAACAAGAAAAGCAGTTTAGAGAAGTATCAGACAGCGAAGATGATTTTGCATTCGGAATGCCCAGAATAACCATTGTTGGTTGTGGTGGAGCCGGAAACAATACCATCAACAGACTTTATAATATTGGCATCGAAGGCGCTGAAACCATTGCAATAAACACGGACAAGCAGCACCTTGATCACATTCGTGCCGATAAAAAAATACTTGTTGGAAAAACGTTAACCCGTGGACTTGGCGCCGGAGGCTATCCTGAAGTTGGTGCAAAGGCTGCAGATCTCGCTCGCGGAACCCTTGAAGAAGTCTTCAAGGAAAGTGACCTTGTTTTTGTTACAGCTGGTATGGGCGGAGGAACCGGTACCGGTGTTGCTCCTGTTGTTGCAGAAATTGCAAAAGAGCAGGGCGCAATTGTGGTAGGAATGGTATCCAGTCCGTTCCGTGTTGAACGTGCAAGAACAGTCAAAGCAGAAGAAGGACTTGAAGATTTCCGCAGAGCTGCTGACACCGTAATTGTGCTTGACAACAACAGGTTACTTGAATACGTGCCAAACCTTCCAATAGAGCAGGCATTCTCCGTAATGGATCAGCTCATCGCTGAAACCGTTAAAGGCATTACCGAAACAATTACCCAACCTTCCCTGATTAACCTTGACTACGCAGACATTCGCGCAATCATGGGATGTGGTGGCGTTGCAGTCATGCTTGTAGGTGAAAGCAAGAACCAGGACAAGAGTGACGATGTCGTAAGGGCAGCCCTGAACCACCCACTCCTTGATGTGGACTACCGTGGTGCTACCGGAAGCCTTGTACATATCACAGGTGGTCCTGATCTCAGCCTCAAGGAAGCTGAAGAAGTTGCATCTTCACTTACCTACGAACTCTCACCCACCGCTAACGTAATCTGGGGAGCAAGAATAAGAGATGATTACGAAGGAAAGATCAGAGTAATGGCCATAATGACCGGTGTGCAGTCAGCACAGGTACTTGGTCCTCAATACCAGACAGATATTGTCGAAAAGAGGGAACCTGTACGCAACACATCAAGAAGCTACACCCGCGTAAATAATGGTCAGCGCGCAATTGTCGAGCCCATTAACAGCTCCGGCAACGGCGGATCTATTATAGACATAATTAACTAA
- a CDS encoding dihydropteroate synthase-like protein — protein sequence MNILIATGHLALDTVKDAAGDKAEILLVDTEVAAFITPGKLLDSYLKSYKPNRFDLLLVPGLVSGDFSATASKMGCPIYRGSKHAYDLATVLRFADDITFSTEIPACELIEGIRKEEALNTLQELEESASPAFNIRDLKIGGNSGMKVMAEIVDAASMNEVELNQKIKHFLHEGTSIIDLGIAMTSSAEAVEETIKVARKATDIPLSIDTTIAEHILCGVENGVDLVLSLNSSNIDSTARKIAEKNIAAVVIPDPGKGHDSLIKNVEKCREYGIKKIIADPILDPAGHGFTESIIRYRIFAEQYPDIPLFFGAGNVTELFDADSTGINALLCTIASDTGSSILFTPEYSDKTQGSISELKTAAGMMKLAEFRKSSPKDLGFDLVHIKEKRKRLEIPMPKDAIAAKPNNGWELDPKGPFRIGITHDPEGRGYIVAEHEKTTIIGKTASEVLDSIITNDLVSKFDHAGYLGMELKKAEIALQFNRSYEQDDVF from the coding sequence ATGAATATTCTGATAGCCACAGGTCATCTTGCACTGGACACAGTGAAAGATGCTGCTGGAGACAAAGCCGAAATTCTACTTGTTGACACAGAAGTCGCAGCATTCATAACCCCGGGCAAGCTTCTGGATTCCTATTTAAAAAGTTACAAGCCAAACAGATTTGATCTGTTGCTTGTTCCAGGCCTTGTATCAGGAGATTTTTCTGCAACAGCAAGCAAAATGGGATGCCCTATTTATCGCGGCTCAAAACATGCATATGATCTGGCTACAGTTCTCCGGTTTGCAGATGACATAACCTTTTCCACAGAAATACCCGCCTGTGAATTGATTGAAGGAATCAGGAAGGAAGAAGCTCTAAATACTTTACAGGAACTGGAAGAAAGTGCATCTCCTGCATTCAATATAAGGGATCTCAAAATCGGAGGAAATTCCGGCATGAAAGTCATGGCGGAAATTGTCGATGCAGCATCCATGAATGAAGTTGAACTCAATCAAAAAATCAAGCATTTCCTTCATGAAGGCACAAGCATTATTGATCTCGGCATTGCAATGACAAGTTCTGCCGAAGCAGTTGAAGAAACGATTAAAGTTGCAAGAAAAGCGACAGATATTCCTTTGAGCATTGATACAACAATTGCCGAACATATCCTTTGCGGTGTTGAAAATGGCGTTGATCTTGTACTCAGTCTGAACAGTTCAAATATTGATTCAACTGCCAGAAAGATAGCAGAAAAAAATATCGCAGCCGTTGTGATACCTGATCCGGGAAAAGGACATGATTCGCTGATTAAAAATGTAGAAAAATGCCGGGAATACGGAATCAAGAAAATTATTGCAGACCCTATTCTTGATCCTGCAGGACATGGATTTACGGAATCAATTATCCGCTACAGAATCTTTGCTGAACAATACCCTGACATCCCCCTTTTCTTTGGTGCGGGGAATGTTACCGAGCTTTTTGATGCAGATTCGACCGGGATAAATGCCCTGCTCTGCACAATTGCCTCCGACACAGGGTCATCAATACTTTTTACTCCTGAATACAGTGACAAAACACAGGGTTCCATTTCAGAACTTAAAACTGCTGCAGGAATGATGAAACTTGCAGAATTCCGCAAAAGTTCACCAAAGGATCTCGGCTTTGATCTGGTTCACATAAAAGAAAAAAGGAAGAGACTGGAAATTCCAATGCCAAAAGACGCAATCGCAGCAAAACCCAACAACGGGTGGGAACTTGATCCAAAGGGACCATTCAGGATCGGAATAACGCATGATCCCGAGGGCAGAGGATATATTGTTGCAGAGCATGAGAAGACTACTATAATCGGTAAAACTGCATCAGAAGTACTGGATTCTATCATAACCAACGACTTGGTCAGCAAGTTTGATCATGCTGGATACCTTGGAATGGAGCTTAAAAAAGCTGAAATTGCACTCCAATTTAATAGAAGTTACGAGCAGGATGATGTTTTCTAA
- a CDS encoding geranylgeranyl reductase family protein translates to MSQTEEYDVVIVGAGPAGATAAAYAAQSGASVLLIDKKKDIGVPLQCGGFLTHEDTLRDLVPSAELPYQLLEYPKSCVHTSTNFQRFIAPDGYSKGFEVEADALDRRKFDRYLVKKAADAGAEILIGTNVTEINNQTVITDGIFGRNDYNCKVLIGADGPNSLVGKSRDLVREHDPMGVGTAFEYELSGVDVDKDAVEMYFGKKYVPGGYAWIISQGEDNANIGVGVREALFDENMCARDYLNRFMHVHPQASEKLEGGTIISVVAGLVPVGGAPSKTATKNTLIAGDAAGHIIATNGGGIATAMVGGKLAGETAADYLSGKCNLEAYEKRWREQMGLEIKTAVYARKLMDNLMKSDALMSKAIKVISPEQMKDIQCGKLPTSVKKALLKLNFGLN, encoded by the coding sequence ATGTCCCAAACTGAAGAATATGATGTTGTAATAGTGGGTGCCGGCCCCGCAGGTGCAACGGCTGCTGCCTATGCAGCACAGTCCGGAGCATCAGTCCTTTTAATCGATAAGAAGAAGGACATTGGAGTACCCTTGCAGTGTGGTGGTTTCCTTACCCATGAGGATACATTGAGAGATTTAGTTCCAAGTGCTGAACTCCCTTACCAGCTTTTGGAATATCCAAAGTCCTGCGTTCACACATCAACTAATTTCCAGCGATTCATTGCTCCTGATGGCTACTCCAAGGGTTTTGAAGTTGAAGCCGACGCTCTTGACAGACGCAAATTCGACAGATACTTGGTAAAAAAGGCAGCTGATGCGGGAGCTGAAATACTAATTGGAACAAATGTCACAGAAATTAACAATCAGACAGTAATCACAGATGGCATTTTTGGAAGAAACGATTACAACTGTAAAGTCCTCATCGGGGCCGACGGACCAAACTCTCTTGTTGGAAAATCAAGAGACCTGGTAAGAGAACATGACCCCATGGGAGTCGGGACAGCATTCGAATACGAACTTTCCGGGGTTGATGTTGACAAAGATGCAGTTGAGATGTATTTCGGGAAGAAATACGTCCCGGGCGGTTATGCATGGATTATTTCCCAGGGAGAAGACAATGCCAATATCGGGGTAGGTGTCAGAGAAGCCCTTTTTGATGAAAATATGTGTGCAAGAGACTACCTGAATCGATTTATGCATGTGCACCCGCAGGCTTCCGAAAAACTTGAGGGCGGAACAATCATTTCTGTTGTTGCAGGCCTTGTCCCGGTTGGTGGTGCTCCTTCAAAGACAGCAACTAAGAACACTCTCATTGCAGGAGATGCAGCCGGGCATATAATCGCAACAAATGGCGGAGGAATTGCCACAGCAATGGTTGGAGGAAAACTCGCCGGAGAAACTGCTGCCGATTACCTGAGCGGGAAATGCAATCTTGAAGCGTATGAGAAACGCTGGAGAGAACAGATGGGACTTGAGATCAAAACAGCAGTTTATGCGCGCAAATTAATGGATAATCTCATGAAATCCGATGCGCTCATGTCAAAGGCAATCAAAGTGATTTCCCCGGAGCAAATGAAAGACATCCAGTGCGGCAAACTCCCGACTTCAGTCAAAAAAGCACTTCTAAAGCTTAATTTCGGACTTAATTAA
- a CDS encoding gamma-glutamylcyclotransferase family protein → MYLFVYGTLKKDFSNHHLIRNTRFIGEDKTRDNYCMIDMGYFPAILERDGTTPISGETYLADEKLLEVVDEFEGKWFYRKQIRLESGKRAYAYFLSPEAIKKEYPLISDGNWKR, encoded by the coding sequence ATGTATCTTTTTGTCTACGGAACCCTGAAAAAAGATTTTTCTAACCACCATCTCATTAGAAATACAAGATTTATCGGAGAAGACAAAACCAGAGATAATTATTGCATGATCGATATGGGTTATTTTCCGGCAATTCTGGAAAGGGATGGAACCACGCCAATAAGTGGAGAAACATATCTTGCTGACGAAAAACTCCTGGAAGTTGTTGATGAATTTGAAGGAAAATGGTTCTACCGAAAACAGATACGACTTGAAAGCGGAAAAAGAGCTTATGCATATTTTCTCTCACCGGAAGCCATTAAAAAGGAATATCCTTTAATCAGCGATGGAAATTGGAAGAGATAA
- a CDS encoding TatD family nuclease-associated radical SAM protein: protein MEIGRDKMEDTHNNTICYEAHGNLYLNITNRCSADCTFCVRNFQTGVYGYDLRLSRDPSLEEIIAELEKHDISEYGEIVFTGFGEPTLRFEVLLKITGWLKSKEAYIRLDTNGHAQLINPENDVIENLKDAGLDAVSVSLNAESKEKYDRICKPAYPDAYQAMLDFTKNARNAGIDTRMTVVRIPEIDIDKCREIATSIRADFHVRG from the coding sequence ATGGAAATTGGAAGAGATAAGATGGAAGACACCCATAACAATACCATTTGCTATGAAGCACATGGCAATCTGTACCTGAACATTACCAATAGATGTAGTGCAGATTGCACTTTTTGTGTCAGGAATTTTCAAACAGGCGTGTATGGATATGATCTTCGCCTTTCCAGAGACCCTTCACTGGAAGAAATAATTGCAGAGCTAGAAAAACATGATATTTCAGAATATGGAGAAATCGTATTCACCGGTTTTGGAGAACCGACGTTAAGGTTTGAAGTCCTCCTAAAAATCACCGGCTGGCTGAAATCAAAAGAAGCTTATATAAGGCTTGACACAAACGGCCATGCACAGCTTATCAATCCGGAAAATGATGTTATTGAAAATCTTAAAGATGCCGGACTTGATGCAGTTTCTGTAAGCCTGAATGCCGAATCAAAGGAAAAATACGACAGGATATGCAAACCAGCGTATCCTGATGCCTATCAGGCCATGTTGGATTTCACAAAGAATGCACGCAATGCAGGTATCGACACAAGGATGACTGTTGTGAGAATTCCTGAAATCGACATTGATAAATGCAGGGAAATAGCCACTTCGATTAGAGCAGACTTCCACGTAAGAGGATAA
- the engB gene encoding GTP-binding protein EngB, which translates to MSESRFSKKGKFEIAMFGRSNVGKSSIVRELTGHKVRVGKRPGVTLKPTVVKRSDLVVTDHPGFGFMSGVKERKQDIVKDRIVRGIEKNSDEISLALLVIDAPSFVDVVGRWESRNEIPIDIEMFDFLAELEVDTIIVPNKMDKVENENEELDEIISRFGLLKPWTKWKYVVAPSSAKKGDLGVLKSLIRERLHDSKRDDLLKYL; encoded by the coding sequence ATGAGTGAATCACGCTTCTCCAAAAAAGGAAAATTTGAGATCGCAATGTTTGGCAGATCCAATGTCGGCAAATCTTCTATTGTCAGAGAGCTCACAGGTCACAAGGTTCGTGTGGGAAAACGTCCGGGAGTTACGTTGAAACCTACTGTTGTAAAGCGCTCGGATCTTGTTGTTACCGACCATCCTGGATTTGGCTTTATGAGCGGCGTCAAGGAAAGAAAGCAGGATATCGTTAAAGATCGCATTGTGCGTGGCATTGAAAAAAATTCAGATGAGATTTCCCTGGCTCTTCTTGTAATCGATGCACCTTCTTTTGTAGATGTTGTGGGGCGGTGGGAGTCCAGGAATGAGATTCCAATTGATATTGAAATGTTTGATTTCCTTGCAGAACTTGAAGTTGATACCATAATTGTTCCAAATAAAATGGATAAGGTGGAGAACGAGAATGAAGAGCTGGATGAAATAATTTCCAGATTCGGACTATTGAAACCCTGGACAAAATGGAAGTACGTTGTCGCCCCGAGCAGCGCAAAAAAAGGAGATCTCGGTGTTCTCAAGTCCCTTATAAGGGAACGACTGCATGATTCCAAAAGAGATGATCTGCTGAAATACCTGTAA
- a CDS encoding DHHA1 domain-containing protein, producing the protein MKGKSKKTIIFTHGDSDGICSGSIAKSAYPDADVFFTSPVSLSRRLDMAKGYDNVIICDIAVDERECFTLYQKLDAIATTSDVVYIDHHPLPKQCWDAPWFHHNLDVCAAELTYKVFESRLSRDIRRVAIYGAIGDYCDHTPDVKKWTKDWDKRSLYYQAGTLIQAIQYAGRNYDFKRSLLVPLSKDKIPSEIAKLPKYARAASRLEEELRIRVKATVQSLSSLAYVIDPDGFLGKSAIYAASYGRRNIGVAAEHRENKGAYDLSLRSRNGADINRILREVAPMYGGSGGGHSVAAGARIPEESFESFILELDRRIEMEDKKAAEA; encoded by the coding sequence ATGAAAGGAAAATCAAAGAAGACAATAATTTTTACTCACGGTGATTCAGACGGCATCTGCTCCGGTTCAATCGCTAAAAGTGCGTACCCTGATGCAGATGTTTTTTTTACAAGCCCTGTAAGCTTAAGCCGTCGCCTTGACATGGCTAAAGGGTATGATAATGTCATAATATGTGATATTGCAGTTGATGAACGTGAGTGTTTTACTTTATACCAAAAGCTTGATGCAATTGCAACAACAAGCGACGTAGTTTACATTGATCATCATCCGCTACCCAAACAGTGCTGGGATGCCCCATGGTTCCATCACAACCTTGATGTCTGTGCTGCGGAGCTCACTTACAAGGTTTTTGAGTCAAGATTGAGCAGGGATATTCGCAGGGTTGCAATTTATGGCGCAATTGGAGATTACTGTGATCATACCCCAGATGTAAAAAAATGGACCAAGGATTGGGACAAGCGGAGTCTCTATTATCAGGCAGGTACTCTTATTCAGGCAATCCAGTATGCTGGCAGGAATTATGATTTCAAGCGAAGTTTGCTGGTTCCACTTTCGAAGGATAAGATTCCATCTGAAATTGCTAAACTTCCGAAGTACGCAAGGGCAGCCTCCCGTTTAGAGGAAGAATTGCGTATTCGTGTGAAAGCAACTGTCCAGAGTCTTAGCAGCCTTGCCTATGTTATAGATCCGGATGGTTTCTTAGGAAAATCGGCTATTTATGCCGCTTCCTATGGCAGGAGAAATATAGGAGTTGCTGCAGAGCACAGGGAAAATAAAGGCGCTTACGACTTAAGTCTTAGATCCCGCAATGGTGCGGATATAAATCGAATTCTCAGGGAAGTTGCTCCGATGTATGGCGGTTCCGGTGGTGGACATTCCGTTGCTGCTGGTGCCCGTATTCCGGAAGAGTCATTTGAATCCTTTATTCTGGAACTGGACAGGAGAATCGAGATGGAAGATAAAAAGGCGGCAGAAGCATGA